In one Gossypium hirsutum isolate 1008001.06 chromosome D09, Gossypium_hirsutum_v2.1, whole genome shotgun sequence genomic region, the following are encoded:
- the LOC107890842 gene encoding eukaryotic peptide chain release factor GTP-binding subunit ERF3A, with the protein MDIEAEIRALQLDSAEDNNATLIPEDAKPEEVEMTDKVEEEGMTDEVDTKSQPVQAEPKVKDKEVADMDCAEVPDEMESQKKRHLNVVFIGHVDAGKSTTGGQILFLSGQVDDRTIQKYEKEAKDKSRESWYMAYIMDTNEEERVKGKTVEVGRAQFETETTRFTILDAPGHKSYVPNMISGASQADIGVLVISARKGEFETGYERGGQTREHVQLAKTLGVSKLLVVVNKMDDHTVNWSKERYDEIESKMVPFLRSSGYNVKKDVQFLPISGLVGTNMKTRVDKNICPWWNGPCLFEALDSVEVPVRDPKGSYRMPIIDKFKDMGTVVMGKVESGSICEGDSLLVMPNKAPVKVLAVYCDEDKVRRAGPGENLRVRLSGIEEEDISSGFVLSSVVKPIPTVAEFTAQLQILELLENAIFTAGYKAVLHIHSVVEECEIVELLQQIDPKTKKPMKKKVLFVKNGAVVVCRIQVNSLICVEKFSDFPQLGRFTLRTEGKTIAVGKVTDLPSRSSA; encoded by the exons ATGG ATATTGAGGCTGAGATCCGTGCACTGCAGCTTGACTCTGCTG AAGATAATAATGCCACGCTCATTCCTGAAGATGCAAAACCAGAAGAAGTTGAAATGACAGATAAGGTGGAGGAGGAAG GTATGACGGATGAGGTTGATACTAAATCTCAGCCAGTCCAGGCTGAGCCAAAAG TGAAAGACAAGGAAGTAGCTGATATGGATTGTGCAGAAGTACCAGATGAAATGGAATCACAAAAGAAGCGCCACTTGAATGTGGTCTTTATTGGTCATGTTG ATGCTGGCAAGTCAACAACTGGAGGCCAGATACTCTTCCTCAGTGGTCAGGTTGATGACCGTACGATCCAGAAGTATGAGAAAGAAGCTAAGGATAAAAGTAGAGAAAGCTG GTATATGGCATATATTATGGACACTAATGAAGAGGAGAGGGTTAAG GGTAAAACTGTTGAAGTTGGAAGAGCACAGTTTGAGACTGAGACAACTAGATTTACCATTTTGGATGCACCA GGTCACAAGAGTTATGTCCCAAATATGATCAGTGGGGCATCTCAAGCTGATATTGGTGTGCTT GTGATTTCTGCTCGTAAAGGGGAATTTGAAACTGGATATGAGAGGGGTGGGCAGACCCGTGAACATGTGCAGCTCGCAAAGACTTTGGGTGTGTCAAAGCTACTTGTAGTAGTTAATAAGATGGATGATCACACTGTCAACTGGTCTAAAGAAAG GTATGATGAAATTGAATCAAAGATGGTACCTTTTCTCAGGTCATCTGGCTACAATGTGAAGAAAG ATGTCCAGTTCTTACCAATATCTGGTCTTGTTGGTACTAACATGAAAACTAGAGTAGATAAGAATATATGTCCTTGGTGGAATGGTCCCTGCCTATTTGAGGCCCTCGATTCTGTTGAAGTTCCTGTCAGAGATCCAAAAGGTTCATATAG GATGCCTATAATTGACAAATTTAAAGACATGGGAACTGTTGTTATGGGAAAGGTAGAATCTGGAAGCATATGTGAGGGTGATTCCTTATTAGTTATGCCAAACAAG GCTCCAGTGAAAGTTTTAGCTGTATACTGTGATGAAGATAAGGTTAGGCGTGCTGGACCTGGTGAAAATCTACGGGTTAGGTTATCTGGGATTGAAGAGGAGGACATATCGTCAGGTTTTGTCTTGTCAAGTGTTG TAAAACCGATACCTACGGTCGCTGAATTTACAGCCCAGCTGCAGATCCTTGAATTACTTGAGAAT GCTATTTTTACAGCTGGCTATAAGGCTGTCTTGCACATTCATTCTGTTGTTGAGGAATGCGAGATAGTTGAGCTACTACAGCAAATTGATCCAAAGACAAAGAAACCCATGAAAAAGAAAGTTCTTTTTGTGAAGAATGGTGCTGTTGTTGTTTGTCGTATTCAG GTCAATAGCCTGATTTGCGTTGAGAAGTTCTCAGATTTTCCTCAACTTGGGAGGTTCACTCTTCGCACTGAAG GGAAAACCATTGCAGTGGGAAAAGTCACTGATCTTCCTTCACGCAGTAGTGCTTAA